Proteins from a genomic interval of Parcubacteria group bacterium ADurb.Bin159:
- the pcrA gene encoding ATP-dependent DNA helicase PcrA, which translates to MNNDKILANLNPEQKEAVTYGDGPFLIIAGAGTGKTTVITRRLVWLILEKKVKPDEILAVTFTEKAAREMEGRVDQLLPYGYLDLWVSTFHSFCERVLRENALDIGLSTDFKLLDEAGQSLFIRRNFSRFNLDYYRPLGNPFRFIGSLVKHFSRAKDELVSPEEYLDYVKNLELNKDSALSDELVNDEIRKLKEVAGAYNIYQKLLEEEGALDFGDLINYTIKLFKERPAILKKYQNQFKYILVDEFQDTNLAQYELLKILAKPKNNLTVVADDDQAVFLWRGASYNNVFQFSEDYPTAKIVALTKNYRSYQNILDLSYKFIKQNNPNRLEVQIPKMKNGSSLEKIISKHLRSVRTGEGIIEVIKANTHEEEVETIVKKIAEIKNKDKSLTWNDFAILARANKSLEPFSKTLEYASIPYQFLAHSGLFSKSIILDILSYLKLLDDYHESSSVYRLLISPIFKDALTNDDLVLLTHESRKRAWSFYQTLTQAASLGAISQKGLLAINKFLSWIEKHSTQSRREPVSKIIYQFLKESGYASFLTKESDGGNIRAQEDINYANQFLRRVMQFEKENPDCTIKSFIESINQIEQAGDFGAISTEIEGPESVKLLTVHGAKGLEFKYVFIVDLVDRRFPTPERGDIIPLPDALIKGIVPEGDTHLEEERRLFYVALTRAKDGLFLCWAEDYGTKSLKKPSRFLYELGLETKEKTSLKKESPKIIIPSSVNIFPVKKQKNQNLFLNKKISFTQLADFDFCPLQYKYKYILTIPTAGRPNYSFGRSIHDTLAKFGNLYLRSFEKQSSLFPQNKKEKKMPIKLEDLFRFYKESWVDEWYDSPEQKEAYREKGKEILSKFYKDFAKNPSEIMAVEQTFTFPLEEFIFKGRIDRIDKIKDGFEIIDYKTSKRKESNLTSVKEQLLIYYLALSSPLSHFKPIKKLTCYYLDGGEKVSFEIKEEEINPFKEKIIGRIKELLKSDFSATPGYQCQFCDYNHICPYREKA; encoded by the coding sequence ATGAACAATGATAAAATTTTAGCCAATTTAAATCCTGAACAAAAAGAAGCGGTTACTTATGGCGATGGACCATTTTTAATTATTGCCGGAGCTGGTACAGGGAAGACAACGGTTATTACTCGTCGTTTGGTATGGTTAATTTTAGAGAAAAAAGTTAAGCCAGATGAAATTTTGGCGGTAACTTTTACCGAAAAAGCTGCCAGAGAAATGGAGGGAAGAGTTGATCAACTTCTCCCTTATGGTTATTTAGACCTTTGGGTTTCCACTTTTCATTCTTTTTGTGAAAGGGTATTAAGAGAAAACGCTTTAGATATAGGGTTATCTACTGATTTTAAACTTTTAGATGAAGCGGGACAATCCCTTTTTATCCGCCGTAATTTTTCTCGATTTAATCTTGACTATTATCGCCCTTTGGGCAATCCTTTTAGATTTATTGGTTCTTTGGTGAAACATTTTTCTCGTGCAAAAGACGAATTGGTTTCGCCGGAAGAATATTTGGATTATGTTAAAAATTTAGAGCTTAATAAAGATTCCGCCTTAAGTGACGAATTGGTCAATGATGAAATAAGAAAATTAAAAGAAGTGGCAGGCGCTTATAATATTTATCAAAAGCTTCTTGAAGAAGAGGGGGCGTTAGATTTTGGTGATTTAATCAACTACACCATTAAATTATTTAAAGAGAGACCGGCTATTTTAAAAAAATATCAAAATCAATTTAAATATATTTTGGTAGACGAATTTCAGGATACTAATTTAGCTCAATATGAACTTCTAAAAATATTAGCTAAGCCAAAAAACAATTTAACGGTGGTAGCTGACGATGATCAAGCAGTTTTTTTATGGAGAGGAGCTTCTTATAATAACGTTTTTCAATTTAGCGAAGATTATCCCACGGCAAAAATTGTCGCTTTAACTAAAAATTATCGTTCTTACCAAAATATTTTAGACCTTTCTTATAAATTTATAAAGCAGAATAATCCCAATCGTTTAGAAGTACAAATTCCAAAAATGAAAAACGGATCTTCTTTGGAAAAAATTATTTCTAAACATTTAAGGTCAGTTAGGACAGGTGAGGGGATAATTGAAGTGATTAAAGCCAATACTCACGAAGAAGAAGTTGAAACAATAGTAAAAAAAATAGCTGAAATCAAAAATAAAGATAAAAGTTTGACTTGGAACGATTTCGCCATTTTAGCTAGAGCTAATAAATCTTTAGAGCCGTTTTCCAAAACATTGGAATACGCCTCTATCCCTTATCAATTTTTGGCTCATAGTGGCCTTTTTTCCAAATCAATAATTTTAGATATATTGTCTTATTTAAAACTTTTAGATGATTATCACGAATCTTCCAGTGTTTATCGGCTTTTAATTTCTCCAATATTTAAAGACGCTTTGACTAATGACGATTTAGTTCTTTTGACTCATGAATCCCGCAAAAGAGCTTGGTCGTTTTATCAAACTTTAACTCAAGCTGCTTCTCTGGGTGCTATCTCCCAAAAGGGATTATTGGCAATTAATAAATTTTTATCTTGGATAGAAAAACATTCTACTCAATCTCGCCGGGAGCCGGTAAGCAAAATTATTTATCAATTTTTGAAGGAGAGCGGATATGCCTCTTTTTTAACGAAAGAATCAGACGGAGGAAATATTCGCGCTCAAGAAGATATAAATTATGCTAATCAATTTTTAAGAAGAGTGATGCAATTTGAGAAAGAAAATCCCGATTGCACTATTAAAAGTTTTATTGAATCTATAAACCAAATTGAGCAAGCGGGAGATTTTGGAGCAATAAGCACAGAGATAGAGGGTCCAGAATCAGTAAAACTTTTAACTGTTCACGGGGCAAAGGGTTTAGAGTTTAAATATGTTTTTATTGTTGACCTTGTTGACCGTAGGTTCCCTACTCCAGAAAGAGGCGATATTATTCCTTTGCCTGATGCTTTAATTAAAGGAATTGTTCCGGAAGGGGATACTCATTTAGAAGAAGAAAGACGGCTTTTTTATGTTGCTTTAACGCGGGCTAAAGATGGTTTATTTCTTTGCTGGGCTGAAGATTATGGGACGAAGAGTTTAAAAAAACCGTCTCGCTTTCTTTACGAATTAGGATTAGAAACAAAAGAAAAAACATCATTAAAAAAAGAATCCCCCAAAATAATTATTCCTAGTTCAGTTAACATATTTCCAGTTAAAAAACAGAAAAATCAAAATTTATTCCTAAATAAAAAAATTAGCTTTACGCAACTTGCAGATTTTGATTTTTGCCCGCTCCAATATAAATATAAATATATTTTAACTATTCCCACTGCTGGCAGGCCTAATTATAGTTTTGGGCGAAGTATTCACGACACTTTGGCAAAATTTGGCAATTTATATTTGCGTTCTTTTGAAAAGCAATCTTCTCTTTTCCCTCAGAATAAGAAAGAAAAGAAAATGCCCATTAAATTAGAAGATTTATTTCGTTTTTACAAAGAATCATGGGTTGACGAATGGTATGATTCACCAGAGCAAAAAGAAGCTTATAGAGAAAAAGGTAAAGAAATTTTATCTAAATTTTATAAAGATTTTGCTAAAAATCCTTCAGAGATTATGGCTGTTGAGCAGACATTTACCTTTCCCTTAGAAGAATTTATTTTTAAGGGGCGAATTGACCGAATTGATAAAATAAAAGATGGTTTTGAAATTATCGATTACAAGACAAGTAAGAGAAAAGAATCCAATTTGACTTCAGTAAAAGAACAATTGTTAATTTATTATTTAGCCCTTTCTTCTCCACTTTCCCATTTTAAACCAATTAAAAAATTAACCTGTTATTATTTAGATGGAGGAGAAAAGGTTTCTTTTGAAATAAAAGAAGAAGAAATTAACCCCTTTAAAGAAAAGATTATTGGTCGAATAAAAGAGCTTTTAAAAAGCGATTTTTCCGCTACCCCCGGTTATCAATGTCAATTTTGCGATTATAACCATATTTGCCCCTATCGGGAAAAAGCTTGA
- the tgt gene encoding Queuine tRNA-ribosyltransferase, giving the protein MNYFKIIKKSKNSLARLGKISTLHGAVDTPNFMPIGSRGAVKLLTNKELKNSGAQIILANAYHLFLSPGIKVLKKAKGLHNFMNWPRAILTDSGGYQVFSLSKWRQISKEGVKFRDINSGQEIFLTPENIVEFQKNIGSDIIMVLDECTPYASDYLSTKRAVIRTTDWAIRAKKAFRKEEKKERRSLLFGIIQGGAYSDLRKISAQSIVDIGFDGYAIGGMMSPLEMKKVLPPILSILPETAPHYLMGLGNPSQLVWAISRGFDIFDCVLPTRNGRHGFFYVFKNSKEKFSLKKLLESNFYQTISIKNSIFKFDQKPIDKNCLCPTCQNYSRSYLHHLFRISDPLGQRLAVLHNLHFYFDLFKKIRKSI; this is encoded by the coding sequence ATGAATTATTTCAAAATTATTAAAAAATCCAAAAATAGTTTAGCTCGTTTAGGAAAAATTTCTACTCTTCACGGAGCAGTTGACACGCCAAATTTTATGCCTATTGGCAGCCGAGGAGCAGTTAAGCTTTTAACTAATAAAGAATTAAAAAATTCCGGAGCGCAAATAATTTTAGCTAATGCTTATCATTTGTTTTTGTCTCCCGGAATTAAGGTTTTAAAAAAAGCAAAAGGCCTTCATAATTTTATGAATTGGCCAAGAGCGATTTTAACTGATAGTGGAGGATATCAGGTTTTTTCTTTAAGTAAATGGAGACAGATTAGTAAAGAAGGGGTAAAATTTCGCGATATAAATAGTGGCCAAGAAATTTTTTTAACCCCGGAAAACATTGTTGAATTTCAAAAAAATATCGGTTCAGATATTATAATGGTTTTAGATGAATGTACTCCCTATGCATCGGATTACTTGTCTACTAAGAGAGCAGTGATAAGGACAACCGATTGGGCTATTCGGGCTAAAAAGGCATTTAGGAAAGAGGAGAAAAAAGAAAGGCGTTCTCTTTTATTTGGAATTATTCAGGGGGGTGCTTATTCTGATTTGCGTAAAATTAGCGCTCAAAGTATAGTGGATATTGGTTTTGACGGTTATGCTATTGGGGGGATGATGTCGCCATTAGAAATGAAAAAAGTTCTTCCTCCTATTTTATCTATTTTACCGGAAACAGCACCTCATTATTTAATGGGGTTAGGTAATCCTTCACAATTAGTTTGGGCTATATCTCGGGGATTCGATATTTTTGACTGTGTCCTTCCCACAAGAAATGGCAGGCATGGATTTTTTTATGTTTTCAAAAATTCAAAAGAGAAATTTTCTTTGAAAAAATTATTAGAAAGCAATTTTTATCAAACCATATCCATTAAAAATTCTATTTTTAAATTTGACCAAAAGCCAATAGATAAAAATTGTCTTTGTCCAACTTGCCAAAATTATTCCCGTTCTTATTTACATCATCTTTTTAGAATTTCCGATCCACTTGGTCAGAGATTGGCGGTTTTACATAATCTTCATTTTTATTTTGATTTATTCAAAAAAATTAGAAAGAGTATATGA
- the murG gene encoding UDP-N-acetylglucosamine--N-acetylmuramyl-(pentapeptide) pyrophosphoryl-undecaprenol N-acetylglucosamine transferase — protein sequence MRKILLVGGGTGGSITPLLAMRSEIKKKEPETEFLFIGPKNDDVAEELVRKEGISYQSIYAGKWRRYFSLKNLISPFLTIFGFFQSLKIIKNFKPDMVLSAGSFTSVPVGIAAWFLRVPLFIHQQDIIPSLTNRLLTPFAYKITVSLPPSLKDFPAKKTILTGNPVRQELLNASEEEAKKFFSLKPNLPVILVLGGGKGAAFINQLIFDLLPELTSFSQIIHLTGKGKSRVFQNENYHQFEFLDKEMSLAYKVADIVICRAGMGTLSELSFLGKPAIVLPIPHTHQEANAYYFLEKKAVRALFREEQTKENLLKEIRHLLKGDSPLFPTSANPHQ from the coding sequence ATGAGAAAAATTTTATTAGTTGGCGGAGGTACAGGCGGTTCTATAACTCCACTTTTAGCTATGCGATCGGAAATTAAAAAGAAAGAACCTGAAACAGAGTTTCTTTTTATTGGGCCTAAAAATGATGATGTGGCAGAAGAATTAGTTAGAAAAGAGGGTATTTCTTATCAAAGTATTTATGCTGGAAAATGGCGCCGCTATTTTTCTCTTAAAAATTTAATCTCCCCATTTTTAACTATTTTTGGTTTTTTTCAATCCTTAAAAATAATTAAAAATTTTAAGCCAGATATGGTTTTATCAGCAGGTAGTTTCACTTCTGTGCCTGTGGGGATAGCTGCTTGGTTTTTAAGGGTTCCTCTTTTTATTCATCAGCAAGATATAATTCCCAGTTTGACTAACCGCCTTCTTACTCCTTTCGCTTATAAAATTACCGTAAGTTTGCCTCCTTCGTTAAAAGATTTTCCGGCTAAAAAAACTATTTTGACGGGTAATCCGGTAAGGCAAGAGTTATTAAACGCGTCGGAAGAAGAAGCAAAAAAATTTTTTTCCTTAAAGCCAAATTTGCCAGTTATTTTAGTTTTAGGGGGAGGGAAAGGCGCTGCTTTTATTAACCAGTTAATTTTTGATTTATTGCCTGAACTTACTTCTTTTTCTCAAATTATTCATTTAACCGGCAAAGGAAAATCTCGAGTTTTTCAAAATGAAAATTATCATCAATTTGAATTTTTAGACAAAGAAATGTCTTTGGCTTATAAGGTGGCAGATATAGTTATTTGCCGCGCTGGTATGGGCACTTTATCTGAATTATCTTTTTTAGGCAAGCCGGCCATTGTTTTGCCTATTCCCCACACTCATCAAGAAGCCAATGCTTATTATTTTTTAGAAAAAAAAGCTGTTCGCGCTCTTTTTAGAGAAGAGCAAACCAAAGAAAATCTTTTAAAAGAAATTCGCCATCTCCTAAAAGGGGACAGTCCCCTTTTTCCGACCTCGGCAAATCCGCATCAATAA